The Kitasatospora sp. NBC_00374 genome has a segment encoding these proteins:
- a CDS encoding DUF47 domain-containing protein, translating into MRFSLTPKETSFYDMFAAAAENLVVGSKLLLELLGADVSARADIVERMRAAEHAGDDTTHAVFHQLNSSFITPFDREDIYSLASSLDDIMDFMEEAVDLVVLYDIQTLPKGVEQQIEVLARAAELTAGAMPNLRSMSNLTEYWIEVNRLENQADQIHRKLLAHLFSGQYDAIEVLKLKQVVDVLEEAADAFEHVANTVETIAVKES; encoded by the coding sequence GTGCGTTTTAGCCTGACCCCGAAGGAGACGAGCTTCTACGACATGTTCGCCGCTGCCGCGGAGAACCTGGTCGTCGGATCGAAGCTCCTGCTGGAACTGCTGGGTGCAGACGTGTCGGCCCGCGCGGACATCGTCGAGCGCATGCGCGCCGCCGAGCACGCCGGGGACGACACCACCCACGCGGTGTTCCACCAGCTGAACTCCTCCTTCATCACGCCCTTCGACCGCGAGGACATCTACAGCCTGGCCTCCTCGCTGGACGACATCATGGACTTCATGGAGGAGGCCGTCGACCTGGTCGTCCTCTACGACATCCAGACCCTGCCGAAGGGTGTCGAGCAGCAGATCGAGGTGCTGGCCCGGGCCGCGGAGCTGACCGCCGGGGCGATGCCGAACCTGCGCTCGATGTCGAACCTGACCGAGTACTGGATCGAGGTCAACCGACTGGAGAACCAGGCGGACCAGATCCACCGCAAGCTGCTCGCCCACCTCTTCAGCGGCCAGTACGACGCCATCGAGGTGCTCAAGCTCAAGCAGGTCGTCGACGTCCTCGAAGAGGCGGCCGACGCGTTCGAGCACGTCGCCAACACCGTGGAGACCATCGCGGTCAAGGAGTCCTGA
- a CDS encoding phosphatase PAP2 family protein, protein MPTLLADTGDPDLDLLRAINGLAGSAPGWVDSLVSWVGEYGILLGLAAVCLAAWLGARRAPDAPVAVAGLLWAPLAVAIAELANLPISAIVDRPRPFVDHPELDVLVEGKEGTLSFVSDHSAMSMGIAVALMLVNRRLGLVAGVLALLQGFCRMFMGVHYPTDVLGGYALATAVVLLLAPIAMAVLVPLCHALTRTAVAPLIVAGPRRTAPSRRRRAASRRARPVAASEEPPQERDLAA, encoded by the coding sequence GTGCCGACGCTGCTTGCCGACACGGGCGACCCCGATCTCGACCTGCTGCGCGCCATCAACGGACTGGCCGGATCCGCGCCGGGCTGGGTGGACAGCCTGGTCTCCTGGGTGGGCGAGTACGGCATCCTGCTGGGCCTCGCCGCCGTCTGCCTGGCCGCCTGGCTGGGCGCCCGCCGCGCCCCCGACGCCCCGGTGGCGGTGGCCGGCCTGCTCTGGGCACCGCTCGCGGTCGCCATCGCCGAGCTCGCCAACCTGCCCATCTCCGCCATCGTCGACCGCCCGCGCCCGTTCGTCGACCATCCCGAGCTGGACGTCCTGGTCGAGGGCAAGGAGGGCACGCTCTCCTTCGTCAGCGACCACTCGGCGATGTCCATGGGGATCGCCGTGGCCCTGATGCTGGTCAACCGGCGGCTCGGCCTGGTGGCCGGCGTGCTGGCGCTGCTCCAGGGCTTCTGCCGGATGTTCATGGGCGTGCACTACCCCACCGATGTGCTCGGCGGCTACGCGCTGGCCACCGCCGTGGTGCTGCTGCTGGCCCCGATCGCGATGGCGGTGCTGGTCCCGCTCTGCCACGCGCTGACGAGAACCGCCGTGGCACCCCTGATCGTGGCCGGGCCGCGGCGCACCGCGCCCTCCCGGCGCCGCCGCGCCGCCTCCCGCCGGGCCCGGCCGGTGGCGGCCTCCGAGGAGCCCCCGCAGGAGCGCGATCTGGCGGCCTGA
- the pstB gene encoding phosphate ABC transporter ATP-binding protein PstB — translation MAKRIDVSGLSAYYGTTKAIEDISMTVEPRSVTAFIGPSGCGKSTFLRTLNRMHEVIPNARVEGKVMLDDENLYGSNVDPVAVRRSVGMVFQRPNPFPTMSIYDNVVAGLKLAGVKKKAVLDGVVEKSLKGANLWNEVKDRLNKPGAGLSGGQQQRLCIARAIAVEPQVLLMDEPCSALDPISTLAIEDLIGELKAQYTIVIVTHNMQQAARVSDRTAFFNLAAVGQPGRLIELDDTQRIFSNPSVQATEDYISGRFG, via the coding sequence ATGGCAAAGCGCATCGACGTCAGCGGACTGTCCGCCTACTACGGCACCACCAAGGCCATCGAGGACATCTCGATGACCGTCGAGCCCCGCTCGGTGACGGCCTTCATCGGCCCGTCCGGCTGCGGGAAGTCGACCTTCCTGCGCACCCTCAACCGGATGCACGAGGTCATTCCCAACGCCCGGGTCGAGGGCAAGGTGATGCTCGACGACGAGAACCTCTACGGTTCCAACGTCGACCCGGTCGCCGTGCGGCGCTCGGTCGGCATGGTCTTCCAGCGCCCCAACCCGTTCCCGACCATGTCCATCTACGACAACGTGGTGGCCGGCCTCAAGCTCGCGGGCGTCAAGAAGAAGGCCGTGCTGGACGGCGTGGTGGAGAAGTCCCTCAAGGGGGCCAACCTCTGGAACGAGGTCAAGGACCGGCTGAACAAGCCCGGCGCCGGCCTCTCCGGCGGCCAGCAGCAGCGGCTGTGCATCGCCCGCGCCATCGCGGTCGAGCCGCAGGTGCTGCTGATGGACGAGCCCTGCTCGGCCCTCGACCCGATCTCCACCCTCGCCATCGAGGACCTGATCGGCGAGCTGAAGGCCCAGTACACGATCGTCATCGTGACCCACAACATGCAGCAGGCGGCCCGCGTCAGCGACCGCACCGCCTTCTTCAACCTGGCCGCGGTCGGCCAGCCGGGCCGGCTGATCGAGCTGGACGACACCCAGCGGATCTTCTCCAACCCGTCGGTCCAGGCCACCGAGGACTACATCTCCGGCCGCTTCGGCTAG
- a CDS encoding metal-sensitive transcriptional regulator — MTTIPTRTEDVPAPGDGGRGAGGQTGAQQAGAPHGEAPSSGAGHGDGGHGPHGYSSQKSEHLKRLRRIEGQIRGLQRMVDEDVYCIDILTQVSAGTKALQSFALALLEEHLRHCVAAAAEEGGAELDAKVAEATAAVARLLRS; from the coding sequence ATGACCACGATCCCGACGCGCACCGAGGACGTACCGGCGCCCGGCGACGGCGGGCGCGGTGCCGGTGGCCAGACCGGTGCCCAGCAGGCCGGGGCGCCGCACGGCGAGGCCCCGAGCAGCGGTGCGGGGCACGGTGACGGCGGGCACGGCCCGCACGGTTACAGCTCGCAGAAGAGCGAGCACCTCAAGAGACTGCGGCGGATCGAGGGCCAGATCCGCGGTCTGCAGCGGATGGTCGACGAGGACGTCTACTGCATCGACATCCTGACCCAGGTCTCGGCCGGGACGAAGGCACTGCAGTCCTTCGCGCTCGCGCTGCTGGAGGAGCACCTGCGGCACTGCGTCGCCGCCGCGGCCGAGGAGGGCGGGGCCGAGCTGGACGCCAAGGTGGCGGAGGCCACCGCGGCCGTCGCCCGGCTGCTGCGGTCCTGA
- a CDS encoding bifunctional UDP-sugar hydrolase/5'-nucleotidase, translated as MPTTGLTGRYRKATYTVAAAAGLFGTVIVPGVAQAHDYDDYGYGHHHKPKVVDLQLLAINDLHGNLEPPAGSSGTVKEIDPVTKQTVSTPAGGVEYLATALREARKGHSNSITVAAGDIVGASPLMSGLFHDEPTIEAMNKLGLDVTSVGNHEFDEGAKELLRLQNGGCHPTDGCYTKGRKFKGANFEYLAANVTNEKTNRPILDPYWVTKVDGVKVGFIGVTLEGTPNIVTAEGVKGLKFGNEVATINKYAAELKRKGVNSIVALIHEGGYPASPVYDFDCGAGGSGVSGPIVDIAKKIDPSVGAIVTGHTHNAYACSIPDPNGVPRSVTSAASFGRLYTEIDLKIDKRSGTVVRPSVTAANHIVRQNVPKAADITKLIEYYRALAAPIANRPLGWISADINGRGSTDLEKPLGDVIADAQLAALAPKEKGGAQIAFMNPGGIRSDLVFKASGAEGDGVVTYGEAFTVQPFTNMMQVKTLTGAQIVQLLQQQVSGPNEAAPKILQNSAGFTYTLDMTKTGAARVLVDSVKLNGTAIDPAASYRVAANEFLAGGGDGFPAFAAGTDKLVGASDLDLFAAYLGANSKAGSPLKVPAQDRIKIIGPGADND; from the coding sequence ATGCCCACCACCGGTCTCACCGGTCGCTACCGCAAGGCGACGTATACCGTCGCCGCCGCCGCAGGCCTGTTCGGCACCGTGATCGTGCCCGGCGTCGCCCAGGCGCACGACTACGACGACTACGGCTACGGTCACCACCACAAGCCGAAGGTCGTCGACCTCCAACTGCTGGCCATCAACGACCTCCACGGCAACCTGGAGCCCCCGGCGGGCTCCTCGGGCACCGTCAAGGAGATCGACCCGGTCACCAAGCAGACCGTCTCCACCCCGGCCGGTGGCGTCGAGTACCTGGCCACCGCGCTGCGCGAGGCCCGCAAGGGCCACTCCAACTCGATCACCGTCGCGGCCGGCGACATCGTCGGTGCGAGCCCGCTGATGTCCGGTCTGTTCCACGACGAGCCGACCATCGAGGCGATGAACAAGCTCGGCCTGGACGTCACCAGCGTCGGCAACCACGAGTTCGACGAGGGCGCCAAGGAGCTGCTCCGGCTCCAGAACGGCGGCTGCCACCCGACCGACGGCTGCTACACCAAGGGCCGGAAGTTCAAGGGCGCCAACTTCGAGTACCTGGCCGCCAACGTCACCAACGAGAAGACCAACCGCCCGATCCTGGACCCGTACTGGGTGACCAAGGTCGACGGCGTGAAGGTCGGCTTCATCGGTGTCACGCTGGAGGGCACGCCCAACATCGTGACCGCCGAGGGCGTCAAGGGCCTGAAGTTCGGCAACGAGGTCGCCACGATCAACAAGTACGCCGCGGAGCTCAAGCGCAAGGGCGTCAACTCGATCGTGGCCCTGATCCACGAGGGCGGCTACCCGGCCAGCCCGGTCTACGACTTCGACTGCGGCGCGGGCGGCTCCGGCGTCTCCGGGCCGATCGTGGACATCGCCAAGAAGATCGACCCGTCCGTCGGCGCGATCGTCACCGGCCACACCCACAACGCCTACGCGTGCAGCATCCCGGACCCGAACGGCGTCCCGCGCTCGGTGACCAGTGCGGCCTCCTTCGGCCGGCTCTACACCGAGATCGACCTGAAGATAGACAAGCGCAGCGGCACGGTCGTCCGCCCCTCGGTCACCGCCGCCAACCACATCGTCCGGCAGAACGTGCCCAAGGCCGCGGACATCACCAAGCTGATCGAGTACTACCGCGCGCTGGCCGCCCCGATCGCCAACCGCCCGCTCGGCTGGATCAGCGCCGACATCAACGGCCGCGGCTCGACGGACCTGGAGAAGCCGCTCGGTGACGTGATCGCCGACGCGCAGCTGGCCGCTCTCGCGCCCAAGGAGAAGGGCGGCGCGCAGATCGCCTTCATGAACCCCGGCGGCATCCGTTCCGACCTGGTCTTCAAGGCCTCCGGAGCCGAGGGCGACGGCGTGGTGACCTACGGCGAGGCGTTCACCGTCCAGCCGTTCACCAACATGATGCAGGTCAAGACGCTGACCGGCGCCCAGATCGTCCAGCTGCTGCAGCAGCAGGTGAGCGGGCCCAACGAGGCGGCGCCGAAGATCCTGCAGAACTCGGCCGGCTTCACCTACACGCTGGACATGACCAAGACCGGCGCGGCCCGCGTCCTGGTCGACTCGGTCAAGCTGAACGGCACCGCGATCGACCCGGCCGCCTCGTACCGCGTCGCGGCCAACGAGTTCCTGGCCGGTGGCGGCGACGGCTTCCCGGCCTTCGCGGCCGGCACCGACAAGCTGGTCGGCGCCTCGGACCTGGACCTGTTCGCCGCCTACCTGGGCGCCAACAGCAAGGCGGGATCCCCGCTGAAGGTCCCGGCCCAGGACCGGATCAAGATCATCGGCCCCGGCGCGGACAACGACTGA
- a CDS encoding ATP-binding protein — protein MAIGNLTEAFTSLMFGKVETTRLPVRTSTGQAQAVYLPTAAPGLGDSGVIIGREVYSGKGYVYDPFQLYGQQLPAPHWLVLGESGNGKSALEKTYVLRQLRFRDRQVVVLDAQGEDGVGEWNLIANALGIKSIRLDPMSARDGGVRLNPLDPSITTTGQLSLLRTIIEVAMGHGLDERAGFALKAAHAYVIGSVTDRQPVLDDIINTLRSPELSSIASLGVAVDDVQSWGLDVALVLDRLVDGDLRGMFDGPTTDGIDLDAPLIVFDLSHIDRNSIAMPILMAIVGVWLEHTWLRPDRVKRIFLVEEAWHIINSPFVAQLFQRLLKFGRRLGLSFVAVVHHLSDVVDGAAAKEASAILKMASTRTIYMQKAEEARATGRVLGLPRWAVEIIPTLSPGIAVWDVNGNVQVVKHIITEAERPLVYTDRAMTEDAVAERERAEQHLAAEPRR, from the coding sequence ATGGCGATCGGCAATCTGACCGAGGCCTTCACCAGCCTGATGTTCGGCAAGGTGGAGACCACCCGGCTCCCCGTCCGTACCTCCACCGGCCAGGCCCAGGCCGTCTACCTGCCCACCGCCGCGCCCGGCCTGGGCGACTCCGGCGTGATCATCGGCCGGGAGGTCTACAGCGGCAAGGGCTACGTCTACGACCCGTTCCAGCTGTACGGCCAGCAGCTGCCGGCCCCGCACTGGCTGGTGCTGGGCGAGTCCGGCAACGGCAAGTCCGCGCTGGAGAAGACGTACGTGCTGCGTCAGTTGAGGTTCCGCGACCGCCAGGTGGTGGTGCTGGACGCGCAGGGCGAGGACGGCGTCGGCGAGTGGAACCTGATCGCCAACGCGCTGGGCATAAAGTCGATCCGGCTCGACCCGATGTCCGCCAGGGACGGCGGCGTGCGGCTGAACCCGCTGGACCCGTCGATCACCACCACCGGCCAGCTGTCCCTGCTGCGCACCATCATCGAGGTGGCGATGGGGCACGGGCTGGACGAGCGGGCCGGCTTCGCGCTGAAGGCCGCGCACGCCTATGTGATCGGGTCGGTGACGGACCGCCAGCCGGTGCTGGACGACATCATCAACACCCTGCGCAGCCCGGAGCTCTCGTCGATCGCCTCGCTCGGGGTCGCGGTGGACGACGTGCAGTCCTGGGGCCTGGACGTGGCGCTGGTGCTGGACCGGCTGGTCGACGGCGACCTGCGCGGCATGTTCGACGGGCCGACCACGGACGGCATCGACCTGGACGCGCCGCTGATCGTCTTCGACCTCTCCCACATCGACCGCAACTCGATCGCGATGCCGATCCTGATGGCGATCGTCGGCGTCTGGCTGGAGCACACCTGGCTGCGGCCCGACCGGGTGAAGCGGATCTTCCTGGTCGAAGAGGCCTGGCACATCATCAACAGCCCTTTCGTGGCGCAGCTGTTCCAGCGCCTGCTGAAGTTCGGGCGCCGGCTCGGCCTGTCCTTCGTGGCGGTGGTCCACCACCTCTCCGACGTGGTGGACGGGGCGGCGGCCAAGGAGGCCTCGGCGATCCTCAAGATGGCCTCCACCCGGACCATCTACATGCAGAAGGCCGAGGAGGCCAGAGCCACCGGCCGGGTGCTCGGGCTGCCGCGCTGGGCGGTCGAGATCATCCCGACCCTCTCGCCCGGTATCGCGGTGTGGGATGTCAACGGCAACGTCCAGGTGGTCAAGCACATCATCACCGAGGCCGAACGGCCGCTGGTCTACACGGACCGGGCGATGACCGAGGACGCGGTGGCCGAACGCGAGCGCGCCGAACAGCACTTGGCGGCCGAGCCGAGGCGCTGA
- a CDS encoding SCO6880 family protein has product MSSEPLGQYGAQYAQPYVHQRRTYLIGKSRPNAPIGRNRETGEIVLIIFGAFLGMMWGLLLPILPLRIAGLVGFPLLAIMAVYVPYRRRTFYKWAEINRTYRRTLRSGRAVWKSEVIDAGTRLDGREIEIGPPPGVGRLRWLSAPFGPDEVAVLMHLERRTVTAAIEIEGPGVGLRDSEDQETLVDRFGTLLKHVANGDGFVTRLQILARTLPADPDAHAKDVERRGSQEAPRWLKESYDQLQSMVSTSSEQHRAYLVACMHYTRDLAAEAHAMGRTADGRRVRDDDGLATVMARELTDICARLAEADIRVRQPLGQARLASLVHSMYDPDHPIDHLQAMSRRNAWPAELDATHPQLLTAKTRESATREPWCHATAWIKEWPLTPVGVNFLAPLLVHTPDVIRTVAVTMDLEPTDVAIERMLTEKTNDEAEANRAAKMNRTVDPRDLAHTGRVDQRGDDLASGAAGVNLVGYLTVSARSPEALARDKRTIRASAGKSYLKLEWCDREHHRAFVNTLPFATGIRR; this is encoded by the coding sequence GTGAGCAGCGAACCGCTCGGCCAGTACGGAGCCCAGTACGCCCAGCCGTACGTCCACCAGCGCCGCACGTACCTGATCGGCAAGTCCCGGCCCAACGCGCCGATCGGGCGCAACCGGGAGACCGGCGAGATCGTGCTGATCATCTTCGGCGCGTTCCTCGGCATGATGTGGGGCCTGCTGCTGCCGATCCTGCCGCTGCGGATCGCCGGGCTGGTCGGCTTCCCGCTGCTCGCCATCATGGCGGTCTACGTGCCGTACCGGCGGCGCACGTTCTACAAGTGGGCCGAGATCAACCGCACCTACCGGCGGACGCTGCGCAGCGGCCGCGCGGTGTGGAAGTCCGAGGTGATCGACGCCGGTACCCGGCTGGACGGGCGGGAGATCGAGATCGGTCCGCCGCCCGGGGTGGGCCGGCTGCGCTGGCTGTCCGCGCCGTTCGGGCCGGACGAGGTCGCGGTGCTGATGCACCTGGAGCGCCGGACCGTCACCGCCGCGATCGAGATCGAGGGCCCGGGCGTCGGCCTGCGGGACTCGGAGGACCAGGAGACCCTGGTCGACCGGTTCGGCACCCTGCTCAAGCACGTGGCCAACGGCGACGGCTTCGTGACCCGGCTGCAGATCCTGGCCCGGACGCTGCCCGCCGACCCGGACGCGCACGCCAAGGACGTCGAGCGGCGCGGCTCCCAGGAGGCGCCGCGCTGGCTGAAGGAGTCCTACGACCAGCTGCAGTCGATGGTGTCGACCTCCTCCGAGCAGCACCGGGCCTACCTGGTCGCCTGCATGCACTACACCCGGGACCTCGCCGCCGAGGCGCACGCCATGGGCCGCACCGCGGACGGCCGCCGGGTGCGGGACGACGACGGGCTGGCCACCGTGATGGCCCGCGAGCTGACCGACATCTGCGCCCGCCTGGCGGAGGCCGACATCCGGGTCCGCCAGCCGCTCGGCCAGGCCCGGCTGGCCTCGCTGGTGCACTCGATGTACGACCCGGACCACCCGATCGACCACCTGCAGGCGATGAGCCGGCGCAACGCCTGGCCGGCCGAGCTGGACGCCACCCACCCGCAGCTGCTGACGGCCAAGACCCGGGAGTCCGCCACCCGCGAGCCGTGGTGCCACGCCACCGCCTGGATCAAGGAGTGGCCGCTCACCCCGGTGGGCGTCAACTTCCTGGCCCCGCTGCTGGTGCACACCCCGGACGTGATCCGGACGGTCGCCGTGACCATGGACCTGGAGCCGACCGACGTCGCGATCGAGCGGATGCTCACCGAGAAGACCAACGACGAGGCCGAGGCCAACCGCGCGGCCAAGATGAACCGCACCGTCGACCCGCGCGACCTGGCCCACACCGGCCGGGTCGACCAGCGCGGCGACGACCTCGCCTCCGGCGCGGCCGGCGTCAACCTGGTCGGCTACCTCACCGTCTCGGCCCGCAGCCCCGAGGCGCTGGCGCGCGACAAGCGGACCATAAGGGCCTCGGCGGGCAAGAGCTACCTGAAGCTGGAGTGGTGCGACCGCGAGCACCACCGGGCCTTCGTCAACACCCTCCCGTTCGCCACCGGCATCCGCCGCTGA
- a CDS encoding anion permease, with protein sequence MDTATLIAVLGVAFFFTYTNGFHDSANAIATSVSTRALTPRVALAMAAVMNLAGAFLGSGVAKTVSSGIIETPTGQQGMAILFAALFGAIAWNLLTWYFGLPSSSSHALFGGMVGAALAGGTQVIWSGVLDKIVIPMFVSPVVGLLFGFLVMLAILWIFRKANPHKAKRNFRVAQTASAAAMALAHGLQDAQKTMGIVVMALTISGHQSTNDIPIWVKISCATALSLGTYAGGWRIMRTLGRKIIELDPPQGFAAEATASTIMYITSFVFKAPISTTHVITSAIMGVGATKRIRAVRWGVAKNIVLGWFITMPAAAIVAAVIYWIIDLVFG encoded by the coding sequence GTGGACACGGCAACACTGATCGCCGTCCTCGGCGTCGCGTTCTTCTTCACCTACACCAACGGCTTCCACGACTCCGCCAACGCGATCGCGACCTCGGTCTCCACCCGGGCGCTCACCCCCCGGGTCGCCCTGGCGATGGCCGCCGTGATGAACCTGGCCGGCGCCTTCCTCGGCAGCGGGGTGGCCAAGACGGTCTCCAGCGGGATCATCGAGACCCCGACCGGCCAGCAGGGCATGGCCATCCTGTTCGCGGCCCTGTTCGGCGCGATCGCCTGGAACCTGCTCACCTGGTACTTCGGCCTACCGTCCTCCTCCTCGCACGCGCTGTTCGGCGGCATGGTGGGCGCGGCGCTGGCCGGCGGCACCCAGGTGATCTGGTCCGGCGTGCTGGACAAGATCGTCATCCCGATGTTCGTCTCCCCGGTCGTCGGCCTGCTCTTCGGCTTCCTGGTCATGCTGGCGATCCTGTGGATCTTCCGGAAGGCCAACCCGCACAAGGCCAAGCGCAACTTCCGGGTCGCGCAGACCGCCTCGGCCGCCGCGATGGCGCTGGCCCACGGTCTGCAGGACGCCCAGAAGACGATGGGCATCGTGGTGATGGCCCTGACCATCTCGGGCCACCAGTCGACCAACGACATCCCGATCTGGGTCAAGATCTCCTGCGCGACCGCCCTGTCGCTCGGCACCTACGCCGGCGGCTGGCGGATCATGCGGACGCTCGGCCGGAAGATCATCGAGCTGGACCCGCCGCAGGGTTTCGCGGCCGAGGCCACCGCGTCGACGATCATGTACATCACGTCGTTCGTCTTCAAGGCGCCGATCTCCACCACCCACGTGATCACCTCGGCGATCATGGGCGTGGGCGCCACCAAGCGGATCCGCGCGGTGCGCTGGGGCGTGGCCAAGAACATCGTGCTGGGCTGGTTCATCACCATGCCGGCCGCGGCGATCGTGGCCGCGGTGATCTACTGGATCATCGACCTGGTCTTCGGCTGA
- a CDS encoding NlpC/P60 family protein gives MVLRKAGAAAAAAAVVTFGFVGLVSVGTFAASGAPQQAANNLGLSSGTVPAAYQPLIQKWGVLCPEISPPMLAAQLYQESGFDPSARSPAKAYGMAQFLEATWATYGTDGNGDGKRDIWDASDAIASAATYDCALANDVSKVPGDRQANMLAAYNAGPYAVIRAGGIPAYRETQGYVRSIQALARSFTAPAASGAGAAISVSHQAAGAIYYAQTKLGTPYLWGGEGLPSQNGRFDCSGLTQAAFESVGIKLPRVANDQWYAGEHPSRDQLRPGDLVFFANDLNDPRSIHHVGIYVGGGYMIDAPHTGAVIRYDRIDQRDYIGATRITQDGAEALPVRAADGSITGGGGPSGGNPGAGAASPAAQALAAPAPGLPGPAAVSPATAGQSPAKS, from the coding sequence ATGGTACTCCGCAAGGCAGGCGCAGCCGCCGCCGCTGCGGCAGTTGTGACGTTCGGATTCGTCGGCCTGGTCAGTGTCGGGACGTTCGCCGCCAGTGGCGCGCCCCAGCAGGCCGCGAACAACCTCGGCCTCTCCAGCGGCACCGTGCCCGCCGCGTACCAGCCGCTGATCCAGAAATGGGGCGTTCTCTGCCCCGAGATCTCCCCCCCGATGCTCGCCGCGCAGCTCTACCAGGAGAGCGGTTTCGACCCGTCAGCCCGCAGCCCCGCGAAGGCCTATGGCATGGCGCAGTTCCTCGAGGCCACCTGGGCGACCTACGGGACGGACGGGAACGGCGACGGCAAACGGGACATCTGGGACGCGTCCGACGCCATCGCCTCCGCCGCCACCTACGACTGCGCCCTCGCGAACGACGTCTCCAAGGTCCCCGGCGACCGCCAGGCCAACATGCTCGCCGCCTACAACGCCGGCCCCTACGCGGTGATAAGGGCCGGCGGCATCCCCGCGTACCGCGAGACCCAGGGCTACGTCCGCAGCATCCAGGCGCTCGCCCGCAGCTTCACCGCACCCGCCGCCTCCGGGGCCGGCGCCGCGATCAGCGTCTCCCACCAGGCGGCCGGCGCGATCTACTACGCCCAGACCAAGCTCGGCACGCCCTACCTCTGGGGCGGCGAGGGCCTGCCCTCGCAGAACGGCCGCTTCGACTGCTCCGGCCTCACCCAGGCCGCGTTCGAGAGCGTGGGCATCAAGCTCCCCCGGGTCGCCAACGACCAGTGGTACGCCGGCGAGCACCCCTCCCGGGACCAGCTCCGCCCGGGGGACCTGGTCTTCTTCGCCAACGACCTGAACGATCCGCGCTCCATCCACCACGTCGGGATCTACGTCGGCGGCGGCTACATGATCGACGCTCCGCACACCGGCGCGGTGATCCGCTACGACCGGATCGACCAGCGCGACTACATCGGCGCCACCCGGATCACCCAGGACGGCGCCGAGGCGCTGCCCGTGCGCGCGGCGGACGGCAGCATCACCGGCGGCGGCGGTCCGAGCGGCGGCAACCCCGGCGCGGGCGCCGCGAGCCCGGCGGCCCAGGCCCTCGCGGCCCCCGCCCCCGGCCTCCCGGGCCCCGCCGCCGTGAGCCCCGCGACGGCCGGTCAAAGCCCGGCAAAGAGCTGA